One part of the Candida albicans SC5314 chromosome R, complete sequence genome encodes these proteins:
- a CDS encoding uncharacterized protein (Putative nucleolar protein; implicated in ribosome biogenesis; rat catheter biofilm repressed): MVCKRHLSNTQHRASSEKKIWIRTQTHLDQFIDKTITTSLNIMNASIYLQSFGWKEGEALKKGGLKKPILVKHKKDTKGLGHDTNDSDMWWEKLFDGQLKNLEVNNNNKNGGVSFETNEEKVVDAFQKSISPLYKMFVKGEGLAGTVGKTDHTKESHREISSSKALEDMEKLTNKDTFSENIKDNASSSDEKDRNKKKKSEKKTKDGKESKKSKHGKSKVDSSSKIDKEKKKSKKKSKDGILSKEKKRSKSSKTKKDKDTTSSKDSKKKKRKSESNDETTKSKKRKI; this comes from the coding sequence ATGGTTTGTAAGAGACATTTATCAAATACACAACATCGCGCATCttctgaaaaaaaaatttggattcGTACTCAAACTCATCTCGATCAGTTTATAGATAAAACCATTACAACTAGTCTAAACATTATGAATGCCAGCATATATTTACAATCATTTGGATGGAAAGAAGGAGAGGCATTAAAGAAGGGAGGGTTaaaaaaaccaattttAGTAAAGCATAAGAAAGACACCAAAGGATTGGGCCATGATACCAATGATTCAGATATGTGGTGGGAAAAACTATTTGACGGTCAGTTAAAGAACTTGGAAgtcaataacaataataagaatGGAGGAGTTTCATTCGAAacaaatgaagaaaaagtggTCGATGcatttcaaaaatcaatatctcCTTTGTATAAAATGTTTGTGAAAGGTGAAGGGTTAGCAGGCACTGTGGGGAAAACAGACCATACAAAGGAGAGTCATAGAGAAATATCTTCATCCAAAGCATTAGAAGACATGGAAAAACTTACAAATAAAGATACTTTCCTGGAAAACATTAAAGACAATGCTAGTTCCAGCGACGAAAAGGATAGgaataagaagaagaaatcagaaaagaaaacaaaggACGGGAAGGAAAGTAAGAAAAGTAAACATGGCAAACTGAAAGTGGATTCAAGCAgtaaaattgataaagagaagaagaaatctAAGAAGAAATCTAAAGACGGTATACTATCAAAGGAGAAGAAGCGACTGAAATCAAGTAAAACGAAGAAAGATAAAGATACGACTTCAAGCAAAGACTctaagaaaaagaagagaaaatcTGAAAGTAATgatgaaacaacaaaatcaaagaaacGAAAGATATAA
- the MCI4 gene encoding Mci4p (Putative NADH-ubiquinone dehydrogenase; Hap43p-repressed gene), which yields MRFTPILRQIPKLKLSEVLVKAGDGVPTGLAGIYKHPNPRPALVTLYNETLKTLKENFPADSVYRQSTEALTQNRLMIVESEEIVENIENQIGGGLIEEIVIQAADELSLASQLGGLKVWEELEEKPLDDQWVYFGKKI from the coding sequence ATGAGATTCACACCTATTTTAAGACAGattccaaaattgaaattaagTGAGGTATTAGTTAAAGCTGGAGATGGAGTACCTACTGGTTTAGCAGGTATTTACAAACACCCAAATCCAAGACCTGCTTTGGTTACTTTATACAATGAAACtttgaaaacattaaaagaaaacttcCCCGCAGATTCAGTTTATAGACAATCTACAGAAGCTTTAACTCAAAATAGATTGATGATTGTTGAAAGTGAAGAGATAGTCGAGAACATAGAGAACCaaattggtggtggtttgattgaagaaatcGTTATTCAAGCAGCAGATGAGTTAAGTTTGGCATCACAATTGGGCGGATTAAAAGTTTGGGAAGAGTTAGAAGAGAAGCCATTAGATGACCAATGGGTTTACTTtggtaaaaaaatttaa
- a CDS encoding uncharacterized protein (Predicted intermediate filament protein; required for nuclear and mitochondrial transmission to daughter buds in S. cerevisiae; Spider biofilm induced) — MYDHLPRILKWSICLAIVFWYINQNSILFVLSIISGIILLCLVMVYYTTKVQISRSPPIQRRHRRFNFTLSKHWKQEITQLQNEQIEVKRPIFSESFLISESLQRFIDLIIQEFISPWYTQITQSAQVQTDISLEFKEVIRNLQNRAKSIDFAQLLVSNILPLLQEHFEDYLRAEDIIKSQGKFSKFDSNEYHIAVASQFRRGKLHPAVTTSLIVNEETNFKEKQYLRKKMKNVLELALSENEKFNDVGISLVTEILACTVLCNVINLLTESDFYNLIIVKLIGDNLRRRDQVKQLRAALEEHTQKCSKEIDDNKVQVPDMASALLTPDSNLQNQLKLKISERKQQREKQKSLNLKDILTDKNNFQVFKEFMESEGRSKLVEFWKAVEMIKAPLEGEENDDETDPLALSLEFGNNDDVYNIYTKFIKTNEIPQPDTHIVEVLSNSGNSANVRTYQEARTYLFKMQRDCFDQMQSHDLPVFVNSEMYLRLVSPKESSEVNPDVINAVENAFTLIMNKPESLDTRFDGSDEFNSDQLLTTLQLKSDLFGESSTNLSDGNHSNRNSRLFDDFLSDDDQSDSDGDSLYSDKHSQSMNNSNSEVQFAAPGNLNLAEEIPKLSDEVDNLQKQITILEPLLRKAELTNNLSELKVLQKSKIGLIREINIKELQKQQFIVQENDNSLFGKSRVCIQSYINDNEKNGREFTLYIIEVQKFSNENPNIVKAGWVVARRFSQFYGLHEYLKSKYHRVSYLKFPKKSISVLKFQQKQVAEIRMKQLEDYLQELIKIQEVCSDRAFRSFLSSENFNLKKNQRFEETRAKNYSDTNFQSLFGSKWYRGISNFMTTTKNDENHKDSTYIDTHIMENLRDMESELKQFDEAASARTPFVKPICDLLISVFKLHNSRSWLRGRALVVILQQMLGTTVEKKVYDVVEGRLKTEENVLDLIMMLTNILFPNGKFKDPPVIRSLYQQSNTRQEAKVLLEIFIFETCSTIFGRHNSIFASTEIFSMIQNEYLNRNLVFEIFDEILEHMFVEMK; from the coding sequence ATGTACGACCATTTACCAAGAATACTAAAATGGAGTATATGTTTGGCTATCGTTTTTTGGTATATTAACCAGAATAGTATTCTCTTTGTCCTTTCAATTATTTCTGGAATCATTTTACTATGCCTTGTCATGGTATACTATACAACAAAGGTACAAATATCGAGATCTCCTCCCATTCAAAGAAGACATAGACGGTTCAACTTCACACTTTCAAAACATTGGAAACAGGAAATTACTCAACTACAGAATGAACAAATAGAAGTGAAAAGACCAATTTTTCTGGAgtcatttttaatttctgaATCTTTACAACggtttattgatttgattattcAAGAGTTTATTTCACCCTGGTACACACAAATAACCCAGTCAGCACAGGTACAAACTGATATATCTTTAGAGTTTAAAGAAGTGATTCGAAATTTGCAGAATAGAGCAAAAAGCATTGACTTTGCCCAACTCTTAGTATCCAACATCCTACCGCTACTACAAGAACACTTTGAAGATTATTTGAGAGCAGAAGATATAATCAAAAGCCAAGGgaaattttcaaagtttGACTCAAATGAGTATCATATTGCAGTTGCATCTCAATTTAGAAGAGGCAAATTACATCCTGCTGTCACAACATCTTTGATTGTGAATGAGGAAACCaattttaaagaaaaacaatatttgcgaaagaaaatgaagaatgTGCTAGAGCTTGCATTGtcagaaaatgaaaaattcaatgatGTTGGCATAAGCTTAGTGACAGAGATTCTTGCGTGCACAGTTCTTTGTAATGTCATAAACTTACTCACAGAAAGTGATTTTTACAATTTAATCATTGTGAAGTTAATTGGAGATAATTTAAGACGAAGAGATCAAGTAAAGCAATTGAGGGCAGCATTAGAAGAACATACACAAAAGTGCTCAAAAGAGATTGACGACAATAAAGTACAAGTGCCAGATATGGCATCAGCATTGTTGACACCTGATtcaaatttacaaaatcagcttaaattgaaaattagTGAACGAAAACAACAGagagaaaaacaaaagagtTTAAATCTCAAAGATATCTTGACAgataaaaacaatttccAAGTGTTTAAAGAGTTTATGGAAAGTGAAGGTCGGTCCAAGTTAGTCGAGTTTTGGAAGGCTGTCGAAATGATCAAGGCGCCATTAGAAggtgaagaaaatgatgacGAGACGGATCCTTTGGCATTATCATTGGAATTTGGTAATAATGACGATGtttataatatttataccaaatttatcaaaaccaATGAAATACCTCAACCCGATACTCATATTGTGGAAGTTCTATCCAATAGTGGAAACAGTGCCAACGTGAGAACGTACCAAGAAGCACGAAcatatttattcaaaatgcAACGCGATTGTTTTGATCAGATGCAATCACACGATTTGCCAGTGTTTGTTAATTCTGAAATGTATCTAAGACTAGTGAGTCCAAAAGAATCTTCTGAAGTAAATCCAGACGTCATAAATGCCGTGGAAAATGCTTTTACATTGATTATGAATAAACCAGAGAGTTTAGACACGCGATTTGATGGGAGTGACGAATTCAATTCTGATCAATTATTGACTACATTGCAACTAAAAAGTGATTTATTTGGAGAGTCGTCGACTAATTTGTCGGATGGCAATCACTCTAATAGAAACTCTAGATTGTTTGATGATTTCTTATCCGATGATGACCAATCTGATTCTGACGGAGACTCTTTATACTCGGATAAACACTCCCAATCGATGAATAATAGTAACCTGGAGGTGCAGTTTGCTGCTCCTggaaatttgaatttagcAGAAGAGATCCCAAAGTTGTCTGATGAAGTTGATAATTTACAGAAACAGATTACTATTTTAGAACCATTATTGCGGAAAGCTGAGTTAACTAATAATTTGTCTGAGTTGAAAGTTTTGCAGAAATCAAAGATTGGTTTGATTAGAGAAATCAATATAAAAGAATTacagaaacaacaattcaTTGTTCAGGAAAACGATAACAGTTTGTTTGGGAAATCTAGAGTATGCATCCAATCTTATatcaatgataatgaaaaaaatggtCGAGAATTTACATTGTACATTATTGAAgttcaaaaattttctaatGAAAATCCCAACATCGTTAAAGCCGGTTGGGTTGTTGCTAGAAGATTTAGTCAATTTTACGGGCTACACGAATATTTAAAACTGAAATATCATAGAGTAAGTTATCTCAAGTTCCCCAAAAAGTCAATTCTGGTTTTGAAGTTTCAGCAGAAGCAAGTCGCGGAAATTAGAATGAAACAATTGGAAGACTATTTACAAGAGTTGATTAAAATACAAGAAGTATGCTCTGATCGAGCATTCCGATCATTCTTGTCGTCGGAGAATTTCaacttgaaaaagaatcaacGTTTTGAAGAAACAAGAGCAAAAAATTACAGTGACACCAATTTTCAATCATTGTTTGGAAGTAAATGGTATCGTggtatttcaaattttatGACGACGAcgaaaaatgatgaaaacCACAAAGATCTGACTTATATTGACACCCATATAATGGAAAACTTACGAGATATGGAAAgtgaattgaaacaattcGATGAAGCAGCATCGGCAAGAACTCCGTTTGTTAAACCGATATGTGATCTATTGATATCGGTTTTCAAACTTCATAATTCCAGAAGTTGGTTAAGAGGGAGAGCTTTAGTGGTGATATTACAGCAAATGCTAGGTACTacagttgaaaaaaaggtttatgatgttgttgaggGAAGACTTAAAACAGAGGAAAATGTGTTGGATTTAATCATGATGCTTacaaatattttgtttcCTAATGGGAAATTTAAAGATCCGCCCGTGATTAGATCTttatatcaacaatcaaatacAAGACAAGAGGCAAAAGTGTTGttggaaatttttatatttgaaactTGTTCAACGATATTTGGACGACATAATAGCATATTTGCATCTACTGAAATCTTTCTGATGATTCAAAACGAATATTTGAACAGGAACCTAGTGTTTGAGATATTTGATGAGATTTTAGAGCATATGTTTGTAGAAATGAAATAG
- the SEC4 gene encoding Rab family GTPase (Small GTPase of Rab family; role in post-Golgi secretion; possible C-terminal palmitoylation; downregulated on adherence to polystyrene; localizes to the Spitzenkorper during hyphal growth; functional homolog of S. cerevisiae Sec4p): protein MSGKGTSSRAYDMIMKLLLVGDSGVGKSCLLLRFVEDKFNPSFITTIGIDFKIRTIESKGKRIKLQVWDTAGQERFRTITTAYYRGAMGIVLIYDVTDSRSFENVENWFQTVTQHANEDAQIFLVGNKCDDEVNRQVSKEQGQELAAKLNVPFLEASAKSNENVDSIFYELASIIQEKHVEENIGGVGGASGAGGIDVSQNNSGAKNNCC, encoded by the coding sequence ATGAGCGGTAAAGGAACATCATCAAGAGCATATGACATGATTATGAAGTTATTGTTGGTTGGAGATTCCGGTGTTGGGAAATCGTGTTTATTATTGCGTTTTGTTGAAGATAAATTCAACCCTTCATTTATAACCACCATTggtattgatttcaaaatcagaACTATTGAAAGCAAAGggaaaagaattaaattgCAGGTTTGGGATACTGCTGGTCAAGAAAGGTTCAGAACCATTACTACTGCTTACTACCGTGGTGCCATGGGGATTGTCTTAATATATGATGTCACTGATTCAAgatcatttgaaaatgttgaaaattggtttcaaaCAGTTACTCAGCACGCCAATGAGGATGCACAGATATTTTTAGTAGGTAACAAGTGTGATGATGAAGTAAACAGACAAGTTTCTAAAGAGCAAGGTCAAGAATTAGCTGCTAAATTAAATGTTCCATTTTTGGAAGCCAGTGCCAAAAGCAATGAAAACGTTGACTCTATTTTTTACGAATTGGCTAGTATTATCCAAGAGAAGCATGTTGAAGAGAAtattggtggtgttggtggtgCCAGTGGTGCTGGTGGTATAGATGTTTCTCAGAATAATTCTGGAGCAAAGAATAACTGTTGCTAG
- the IFU5 gene encoding WW domain-containing protein IFU5 (Predicted membrane protein; estradiol-induced; upregulation associated with CDR1 and CDR2 overexpression or fluphenazine; putative drug-responsive regulatory site; similar to S. cerevisiae Wwm1p; Hap43-repressed; Spider biofilm repressed) has product MTKDDSKNPPQVPDGWVAKFDEEYSTWYYVDLKTKKSQWDAPAGTRFDSKSAGDDVPPPAYSPTEFKSRSNAPSGNQPRPAASNPNTQRDYQQGPPQGQYYQQGPPQGQYYQQGPPQGQYYQQGPPQGQYYQQGPPQGQYYQQGPPPGQYYQQGPPQGQYYQQQQQQQPQKQSRFGGGAGSMALGVGGGLLGGMLLGNAINSWEDHERMEGYQDGYQDGYDNGGDYDGGDFGGGDF; this is encoded by the coding sequence ATGACCAAAGACGATTCTAAAAACCCACCACAAGTTCCTGATGGATGGGTGGCCAAATTTGACGAAGAGTATTCTACATGGTATTATGTCGACTTGAAGACAAAGAAATCCCAATGGGATGCTCCAGCTGGAACAAGATTTGATAGCAAATCTGCTGGTGACGACGTTCCGCCACCAGCTTATAGTCCCAcagaattcaaatcaagGTCTAATGCCCCAAGCGGTAATCAACCACGTCCGGCAGCTTCAAATCCAAATACACAAAGAGATTACCAACAAGGGCCTCCACAAGGTCAATATTACCAACAAGGGCCGCCACAAGGtcaatattatcaacaagGCCCCCCACAGGGTCAGTATTACCAGCAAGGTCCACCACAGGGTCAGTATTACCAACAAGGTCCACCACAGGGTCAGTATTACCAACAAGGCCCACCACCAGGacaatattatcaacaagGACCACCACAAGGTCAATATTaccagcagcaacaacaacaacaaccacaaaaacaaagtcgatttggtggtggtgctggGAGCATGGCATTAggtgttggtggtggtttgTTAGGAGGTATGCTATTGGGAAATGCTATCAATAGTTGGGAAGATCATGAGAGAATGGAGGGTTACCAAGATGGTTATCAAGATGGTTATGATAATGGTGGTGACTACGATGGTGGTGACTTTGGCGGCGGAGACTTCTAG
- the FRS1 gene encoding phenylalanine--tRNA ligase subunit beta (Phenylalanyl-tRNA synthetase; possible role in early cell wall biosynthesis; downregulated by phagocytosis by macrophages; possibly essential gene, disruptants not obtained by UAU1 method; protein present in exponential and stationary phase) codes for MPTIPVDKEDLFKLLGRSYTTEEFDELCFQFGIELDEDTTEDVKGTDERPQLKIEVPANRYDMLCIEGIAQALNEFLGNTSAPNYKLSPSKPEISLTIKESTYPIRQYAASAILRNVNLDERAYDSFIALQDKLHANLCRNRTLVAIGTHDLDTLTPPFTYEALAPKDIVFKPLNQTKEINGEELMEFYEKDKNIGKFLHIIKDSPVYPVMLDANRTVASLPPIINSDHSKITLNTKNVWIDVTGTDRTKTEIVINQLVAMFSRYCKEPFEIEPIQIISEHNNETRVCPNITPRTAKAEISYINSCVGLDYSGEEISKLLKKMSLDATPSTEERDILDVKIPITRSDILHQCDIMEDVAIGYGYDNLKKTKPKAESLVAAPLPVNKVADILRLASSQAGYLEVMPLTLSSHDENFAWLKQKDDGTKAVKLENPKTIEYQVVRTTLLPGILKTVKENRKHSLPIKVFECGDIVLKNPELERGAFNQRNWAALYVGKTSGFEMVQGLLGKIMQTMRTPWLENPSKDQRRGYWIEEDKENTTFFPGRGAKIYFRNADNAEAKAIGSIGVLHPEVMNNFDIPYAASSVEINAEVFL; via the coding sequence ATGCCAACTATTCCTGTAGACAAAGAAGACCTTTTCAAGTTATTGGGTAGATCATATACTACAGAAGAATTCGACGAGTTATGTTTCCAATTTGGTATTGAGTTAGATGAGGATACTACTGAAGATGTCAAAGGCACAGACGAAAGAccacaattgaaaattgaagtTCCTGCCAACAGATACGATATGTTATGTATTGAGGGTATTGCTCAAGctttaaatgaatttttagGTAACACATCAGCACCAAATTACAAATTGAGTCCTAGCAAACCAGAGATTTCTTTGACTATTAAAGAATCAACCTACCCAATTCGTCAATATGCTGCCAGTGCGATTTTGAGAAACGTGAACCTTGATGAAAGAGCCTATGACTCTTTTATTGCCTTACAAGATAAATTACATGCAAATTTATGTCGTAACAGAACTTTAGTGGCTATTGGTACTCATGATTTAGATACTTTGACACCACCATTTACCTATGAAGCCTTGGCACCTAAAgatattgttttcaaaCCATTAAATCAAACTAAAGAAATCAATGGTGAAGAATTAATGGAGTTCTATGAAAAAGATAAGAATATTGGTAAGTTCTTGCATATTATTAAGGATTCGCCAGTTTATCCTGTCATGCTTGATGCCAACAGAACAGTTGCTTCGCTCCCACCAATCATCAATAGTGATCACTCCAAAATCACTTTAAACACCAAGAATGTTTGGATTGATGTCACCGGTACTGATAGAACCAAAACTGAAATTGTTATAAACCAATTAGTGGCCATGTTTTCACGTTATTGTAAGGAAccttttgaaattgaaccaattcaaatcatttcTGAACACAATAATGAAACTCGTGTATGTCCAAATATCACTCCAAGAACAGCTAAGGCTGAGATTTCATACATCAATTCCTGTGTAGGATTGGATTACTCAGGTGAAGAAATCTcaaagttgttgaaaaaaatgtcATTAGATGCTACCCCATCTACTGAAGAGAGAGACATACTCGATGTGAAAATCCCAATAACAAGATCTGATATCTTGCACCAATGTGATATTATGGAGGATGTCGCTATTGGGTACGGGTACGATAATTTGAAGAAGACCAAACCTAAGGCTGAAAGTTTAGTTGCTGCCCCATTACCTGTAAATAAAGTTGCTGATATTTTAAGGTTGGCAAGTTCTCAAGCTGGTTATTTAGAAGTCATGCCTTTGACTTTATCTTCTCACGATGAGAATTTTGCTTGGTTGAAACAGAAGGATGATGGTACCAAAGCTGttaaattggaaaatcCAAAGACAATTGAATACCAAGTTGTTAGAACTACTTTGTTACCTGGTATTTTAAAAACCGttaaagaaaatagaaaacACTCGTTACCAATCAAAGTATTTGAATGTGGTGATATTGTTTTGAAGAATCCAGAATTAGAAAGAGGTGCTTTTAACCAACGTAATTGGGCTGCCTTATACGTAGGTAAGACTTCTGGTTTCGAAATGGTCCAAGGTTTATTAGGAAAGATCATGCAAACCATGAGAACTCCTTGGTTAGAAAATCCTTCTAAAGATCAAAGAAGAGGTTACTGGATAGAAGAGGACAAAGAAAACACAACTTTCTTCCCAGGAAGAGGAGCCAAGATTTATTTCAGAAATGCCGATAATGCTGAAGCCAAAGCTATTGGAAGCATTGGTGTTTTGCATCCAGAAGTAATGAATAACTTTGACATTCCTTATGCAGCATCGTCTGTTGAAATAAACGCTGAAgtatttttgtaa